Proteins encoded by one window of Cannabis sativa cultivar Pink pepper isolate KNU-18-1 chromosome 4, ASM2916894v1, whole genome shotgun sequence:
- the LOC133037339 gene encoding uncharacterized protein LOC133037339 isoform X2 encodes MILAVLFANSEGNILVERFNGVPAEERLHWRSFLVKLGADNLKGVKNEELLVACHKSVYIVYTVLGDVSIFVVGKDEYDELALSEVIFVITSAVKDVCGKPPTERLFLDKYGRICLCLDEIVWKGYLENTEKDRIRRLIRLKPPSEF; translated from the exons ATGATTCTGGCAGTCTTGTTCGCCAATTCTGAGGGCAACATCCTCGTTGAACG TTTTAATGGAGTCCCTGCTGAAGAACGACTTCATTGGCGATCGTTTCTGGTTAAACTAGGGGCTGATAATCTTAAAGGTGTAAAGAATGAGGAGCTCTTGGTTGCTTGCCACAA GTCAGTTTACATTGTTTACACAGTACTTGGTGATGTCAGCATCTTTGTTGTTGGCAAGGATGAGTATGATGAACTTGCTT TGTCAGAAGTTATCTTTGTAATTACATCAGCTGTGAAGGATGTTTGTGGAAAGCCTCCTACCGAACGCCTCTTTCTAGACAAGTATGGAAGGATTTGCTTGTGTTTGGATGAAATTGTTTGGAAG GGATATCTGGAGAATACAGAAAAAGATAGAATCAGAAGACTGATAAGGTTAAAACCTCCCTCTGAGTTCTAA
- the LOC133037334 gene encoding uncharacterized protein LOC133037334 has protein sequence MTFLKSAPVLKIKQKGGTPATSPVVAQKRKSDVMTSLVADSSKKLAKTTQDKGKKVVIDSPVRARDFLAMQEKLLTEIPYEDLVTRSTELAVQSMALFMKAAATPSKETDSLKRQNAHFQENIKKLKQDVARMEELNKAKEKELEELSRSKEQVELELKKSQTTIVEMARDLEAEKENGKKQYDQAVSDYIYTTLSKVPDFDFSLLGAEAAEMAEAFRAMSPTQTQGGGGNLPDEIEGVQAEEVENEVVSKIADEAAPDETTPVAPDA, from the coding sequence ATGACTTTTttgaagtctgcccctgtcctgaagatcaagcaAAAGGGCGGAACACCGGCGACTTCGCCGGTCgttgcccagaagaggaagagcgatgtgatgaCTTCGCTTGTTGCAGACTCCTCCAAGAAGTTGGCCAAGACTACTCAGgataaggggaagaaagtcgtcatcGACTCTCCAGTTCGTGCTCGCGACTTCCTGGCCATGCAGGAAAAATTACTGACTGAGATTCCTTACGAGGATCTTGTTACTCGATCTACTGAACTGGCCGTGCAATCCATGGCTTTGTTCATGAAAGCCGcggctactccttcgaaggaaactgattcgctgaagaggcagaacgcccattttcaagaaaacataaagaagctgaagcaggatgtggcgaggatggaggagcttaacaaggccaaggagaaggagctcgaggaactcAGCAGGTCAAAAGAACAGGTGGAGCTCGAGCTCAAGAAGTCGCAGACAACGATCGTTGAGATGGCTCGCGActtggaggctgagaaagagaatgggaagaaacagtacgatcaggctgtgtctgattacatttataccactctttccaaagtccctgacttcgacttctcgctgCTTGGAGCTGAAGCTGCTGAAATGGCTGAAGCCTTTCGCGCCATGTCTCCTACCCAGACTCAAGGTGGGGGAGGCAACCTTCCGGACGAAATCGAGGGCGTACAGGCTGAAGAGGTCGAGAATGAGGTCGTCAGCAAGATCGCGGATGAGGCTGCTCCTGACGAGACTACTCCCGTTGCTCCAgacgcttga
- the LOC133037337 gene encoding serine hydroxymethyltransferase, mitochondrial — translation MAMALALRRLSSSVDKSVRPRINGGSLYYMSSLPNEAVYEKEKNGVSWTKQLNAPLEAIDPEIADIIEHEKARQWKGLELIPSENFTSVSVMQAVGSVMTNKYSEGYPGARYYGGNEFIDMAETLCQKRALEAFRLDPEKWGVNVQSLSGSPANFQVYTALLKPHERIMALDLPHGGHLSHGYQTDTKKISAVSIFFETMPYRLDESTGYIDYDQMEKSATLFRPKLIVAGASAYARLYDYDRIRKICNKQKAIMLADMAHISGLVAAGVIPSPFDYADVVTTTTHKSLRGPRGAMIFFRKGVKEINKQGKEVLYDFEDKINQAVFPGLQGGPHNHTITGLAVALKQATTPEYKAYQEQVLNNCSKFAQTLAERGYELVSGGTDNHLVLVNLKKKGIDGSRVEKVLEAVHIAANKNTVPGDVSAMVPGGIRMGTPALTSRGFIEEDFAKVAEFFDAAVTLALKIKGEAAGTKLKDFVASLQAPHIQSEVAKLKHDVEEYAKQFPTIGFEKETMKYKH, via the exons ATGGCCATGGCTTTGGCGCTCCGGAGGCTCTCCTCTTCTGTTGACAAGTCCGTTCGTCCACGCATTAATGGAGGCTCGCTTTATTATATG TCTTCTCTGCCCAATGAAGCTGTGTacgaaaaagagaaaaatggtGTTTCG tGGACTAAGCAGCTGAATGCTCCATTGGAAGCTATCGATCCAGAAATTGCAGATATCATTGAGCACGAAAAAGCTAGGCAATGGAAG GGGCTAGAGCTCATACCCTCCGAGAATTTCACTTCAGTCTCTGTAATGCAAGCTGTTGGGTCTGTCATGACTAACAAATACAGTGAAGGATATCCCGGTGCTAGATACTATGGAGGAAATGA GTTCATTGACATGGCAGAAACATTATGCCAGAAGCGGGCTTTGGAAGCTTTTCGGTTGGATCCAGAGAAATGGGGAG TGAATGTGCAGTCCCTATCAGGGTCTCCGGCTAATTTTCAGGTGTACACCGCATTGCTAAAACCTCATGAGAGAATCATGGCACTTGATCTTCCTCATGGTGGACATCTTTCTCATGGGTACCAG ACTGATACCAAAAAGATATCTGCTGTGTCTATTTTCTTTGAGACAATGCCGTATAGATTGGATGAGAGCACTGGATATATCGACTATGACCAG ATGGAGAAAAGTGCCACATTATTCAGGCCAAAATTAATAGTTGCTGGTGCTAGTGCTTATGCACGTCTGTATGACTATGACCGTATCCGCAAG ATCTGCAACAAACAAAAAGCCATAATGTTGGCAGATATGGCACACATCAGTGGATTGGTTGCTGCTGGTGTCATCCCATCACCTTTTGACTATGCAGATGTAGTAACCACCACAACTCACAAGTCACTTCGTGGTCCTCGTGGAGCCATGATTTTCTTCAGGAAGGGAGTGAAAGAGATCAACAAACAGGGAAAAGAG GTGTTGTATGACTTTGAAGACAAGATCAATCAGGCTGTCTTTCCCGGACTTCAAGGTGGTCCACACAACCACACAATTACTGGTTTGGCAGTAGCATTGAAACAG GCTACAACTCCAGAATACAAGGCCTATCAAGAGCAGGTTCTCAACAATTGCTCAAAATTTGCACAG ACTCTGGCTGAAAGGGGCTATGAGCTTGTTTCTGGTGGAACTGATAACCACTTGGTCTTGGTTAACTTGAAAAAGAAG GGTATTGATGGCTCCAGAGTTGAGAAGGTTTTGGAAGCTGTTCACATCGCTGCTAACAAGAACACCGTCCCTGGAGATGTTTCAGCCATGGTTCCTGGTGGTATTAGGATGG GAACTCCTGCTCTTACCTCAAGAGGATTTATTGAGGAAGATTTTGCCAAGGTTGCAGAATTCTTTGATGCTGCTGTGACTTTGGCCTTGAAAATCAAGGGAGAAGCAGCAGGTACAAAGTTGAAGGACTTTGTGGCCTCCTTGCAGGCCCCTCACATCCAATCCGAGGTTGCAAAGCTCAAACATGATGTGGAAGAGTATGCCAAGCAGTTCCCTACAATTGGGTTTGAGAAGGAAACCATGAAGTACAAGCATTAA
- the LOC133037336 gene encoding probable cytosolic oligopeptidase A, whose product MKLFDVRRGELLRAFVIMNMVMATTRIGLSRSVVQPLLLKHSHSFHRCSRSSSHKHLLKSHPCPLWSSSFSFCLHKSTITTVTPSPFSRSCSVRPSSSMAAAATASAALDDSLQANPLLQEFEFPPFDSVDATHVRPGIRALLKKLEADLDELELTVEPSWPKLVEPLEKIVDKLTVVWGVVNHLKSVKDSTELRSAIEEVQPEKVKFLLRLGQSKPIYNAFKSIRESPDWHTLSEARKRIVEGQIKEAVLSGVALKDDERDNFNKIEQELQRLSQKFEENVLDATKKFEKLITDKKEIEGLPATALGLAAQTAASKGHENATAESGPWMITLDAPSFLAVMQHCKNRSLREEIYRAYITRASSGDLDNTSIIEEILKLRLEKAKLLNYNNFAEVSMATKMATVEKAEELLEKLRSASWGPAVQDLEDLKNFSKKQGALEADDLSHWDMTFWSERLRESKYDINEEELRPYFSLPKVMNGLFDLAKTLFGIEIEAADGQAPVWNKDVRFYCVKDISGEPVAYFYFDPYARPSEKRGGAWMDEVVARSRVLSRNGTSARLPVAHMVCNQTPPVGNKPSLMTFREVETVFHEFGHALQHMLTKQDEGLVAGIRGVEWDAVELPSQFMENWCYHRDTLMGIAKHYETGESLPEEVYLKLLAARTFRAGSLSLRQIKFASLDLELHTKYVPGGSESIYDIDRKVSERTQVIPPLPEDRFLCGFSHIFAGGYAAGYYSYKWAEVLSADAFSAFEDAGLDDIKAVKETGNKFRETVLALGGGKAPLEVFVAFRGREPSPEALLRHNGLLDVAAFA is encoded by the exons atGAAGTTGTTTGACGTAAGAAGGGGAGAGTTGTTAAGAGCTTTTGTAATAATGAATATGGTCATGGCAACAACGCGCATTGGCCTCTCACGCTCAGTAGTACAACCTCTTCTCCTTAAACACTCTCACTCATTTCATCGTTGCTCTCGCTCTTCTTCGCATAAACATTTACTCAAATCCCATCCTTGTCCTCTCTGGTCTTCTTCCTTCTCCTTTTGTCTACACAAATCTACTATCACCACCGTTACACCTTCACCGTTCTCTCGCTCTTGCTCTGTTCGCCCTTCttcatccatggctgctgccGCCACcgcctctgctgctcttgacgATTCGCTTCAAGCCAACCCACTTCTTCAAGAGTTTGAATTCCCGCCCTTCGATTCCGTCGATGCCACCCACGTTAGGCCTGGGATTCGTGCCCTGTTGAAAAAACTT GAGGCTGATTTGGATGAATTGGAGCTAACAGTTGAACCGTCTTGGCCTAAATTGGTTGAGCCTTTAGAGAAGATCGTGGACAAATTGACTGTCGTTTGGGGAGTTGTCAACCATCTTAAATCTGTCAAGGATTCCACCGAGCTTCGTTCTGCCATTGAAGAAGTCCAG CCAGAGAAGGTCAAGTTCTTGCTAAGGTTGGGACAAAGTAAGCCCATCTACAATGCATTCAAAAGTATTCGAGAATCCCCTGATTGGCATACCTTAAGTGAAGCACGTAAACGCATAGTGGAAG GCCAAATAAAGGAAGCAGTTCTCAGTGGTGTTGCTCTTAAAGATGATGAAAGGGACAACTTTAACAAAATTGAACAG GAACTGCAAAGACTATCTCAAAAGTTTGAAGAAAATGTTTTAGATGCAACAAAAAAGTTTGAGAAACTAATTACTGATAAGAAAGAAATTGAGGGATTGCCTGCTACTGCTCTTGGGTTGGCTGCACAAACTGCTGCTTCAAAG GGGCATGAAAATGCCACCGCCGAGAGTGGTCCCTGGATGATCACATTAGATGCTCCGAGTTTTCTCGCTGTCATGCAACATTGTAAAAACCGGTCATTGCGTGAGGAAATTTACCGTGCTTATATTACTCGTGCCTCTAGTGGGGATCTAGATAATACATCCATCATTGAAGAAATTTTGAAGCTTAGATTGGAGAAGGCCAAGCTTCTTAATTACAATAACTTTGCTGAG GTTAGCATGGCAACCAAAATGGCAACTGTTGAAAAAGCAGAAGAACTTCTGGAAAAGCTTCGCAGTGCTTCATGGGGTCCTGCAGTTCAAG ATCTTGAAGACCTTAAGAATTTTTCCAAGAAGCAAGGGGCATTAGAAGCTGATGACTTGAGCCATTGGGACATGACCTTTTGGAGCGAGAGGCTTCGTGAGTCCAAATATGACATCAATGAG GAAGAATTGCGTCCATATTTCTCATTACCAAAGGTTATGAATGGGCTTTTTGACCTTGCGAAGACTCTTTTTGGAATTGAAATTGAAGCGGCTGATGGTCAGGCTCCG GTGTGGAACAAGGATGTTCGATTCTACTGTGTCAAAGATATTTCAGGTGAACCTGTTGCATACTTTTATTTTGATCCTTATGCTCGGCCTTCAGAGAAAAGGGGAGGTGCCTGGATGGATGAGGTTGTTGCTCGAAGTCGTGTGTTGTCGCGCAATGGCACATCTGCAAGGTTGCCTGTTGCTCACATGGTTTGCAATCAGACACCACCAGTGGGAAACAAGCCCAGTTTAATGACCTTCCGTGAG GTAGAGACTGTCTTCCATGAATTTGGTCATGCACTTCAGCATATGCTGACTAAGCAGGATGAGGGTTTGGTTGCTGGTATTCGAGGAGTTGAATGGGATGCTGTTGAATTGCCGTCACAATTCATGGAAAACTGGTGTTATcatag GGATACTTTAATGGGTATAGCAAAACATTACGAAACTGGGGAAAGTCTTCCTGAAGAAGTATATTTGAAGCTTCTTGCAGCTAGGACTTTCCGTGCAGGGTCTCTTAGTCTTCGCCAG ATCAAATTCGCAAGTCTGGATTTGGAGCTGCATACAAAGTATGTTCCCGGTGGCTCAGAATCCATTTATGATATTGATCGCAAGGTTTCTGAAAGAACACAAGTGATCCCTCCTCTGCCTGAAGACAGATTCCTTTGCGGTTTTAGCCATATCTTTGCAG GTGGTTATGCAGCTGGGTACTACAGCTACAAG TGGGCTGAGGTTTTGTCAGCAGATGCCTTCTCTGCCTTTGAGGATGCTGGATTGGATGACATCAAG
- the LOC133037339 gene encoding uncharacterized protein LOC133037339 isoform X1, with protein MILAVLFANSEGNILVERFNGVPAEERLHWRSFLVKLGADNLKGVKNEELLVACHKSVYIVYTVLGDVSIFVVGKDEYDELALSEVIFVITSAVKDVCGKPPTERLFLDKYGRICLCLDEIVWKVRPSIIIFIYLKAKLVIHASILNIIHS; from the exons ATGATTCTGGCAGTCTTGTTCGCCAATTCTGAGGGCAACATCCTCGTTGAACG TTTTAATGGAGTCCCTGCTGAAGAACGACTTCATTGGCGATCGTTTCTGGTTAAACTAGGGGCTGATAATCTTAAAGGTGTAAAGAATGAGGAGCTCTTGGTTGCTTGCCACAA GTCAGTTTACATTGTTTACACAGTACTTGGTGATGTCAGCATCTTTGTTGTTGGCAAGGATGAGTATGATGAACTTGCTT TGTCAGAAGTTATCTTTGTAATTACATCAGCTGTGAAGGATGTTTGTGGAAAGCCTCCTACCGAACGCCTCTTTCTAGACAAGTATGGAAGGATTTGCTTGTGTTTGGATGAAATTGTTTGGAAGGTGAGGCCatcaataattatatttatatatcttaaAGCAAAACTAGTAATTCATGCCAGTATCCTGAATATAATACATTCCTAA